AGAATGCATCATCCAGCTCTGGTATATCGCTGGTATCGATTTGCTCGTCGCCATGTTCTGCCATTCGTTGCCAGTCTGTTTTAGATGTTCTGTTCATAGAGCCTTACCTCCCGACGAGCTGCTTTCCGAGCTGAAATAATCCGGACAGCGTCCCCACATCTCTCGACATAAACCACCACCCCGATAAACTGCTTGATCAGACCAATGGCAATCCAACGTTCTTCACCATAGGCATAAAGATCATCTATAGCCGTCAGCATTGGGTGAGTAAAAATATCTTTGCCTCATCCCACTCAAAGCGCATCACACATCCCTGTATTTACTTCTGTACGTACAAAATACCGCATTCTGGGGTCAGACCCCAAGACATTTCACTCCACCAAATGCACTGGGGTCTGACCCCACCCTAACCCTTAGCAAACACCCCCTCAAACAAAGCCGTTCTCCGAAGCCGTTGCTCAGCCTCCTCGCGGAACAGCACTCGCTCCGGGTTCAACTC
The window above is part of the Marinobacter sp. THAF197a genome. Proteins encoded here:
- a CDS encoding BrnT family toxin, which translates into the protein MFTHPMLTAIDDLYAYGEERWIAIGLIKQFIGVVVYVERCGDAVRIISARKAARREVRLYEQNI